In Elaeis guineensis isolate ETL-2024a chromosome 1, EG11, whole genome shotgun sequence, a genomic segment contains:
- the LOC105060209 gene encoding uncharacterized protein isoform X2, translating into MIPGKETDKMADLGKKPSWGRTLAIQAALCLALYAAFNIGRPQAPRDARLQSMLRRKSLDLYFLSVRGGLRSPREQAQLLHKMERAAKIYKAKFVVNIGELGEDDPLLRNATLHFPLLEIPWYTTPVSQGQVNGNFLRKIRIPHGQILDIIAVDTGPLKNLSPVEQVSKIGSNQLHWIKGTLAATNSNWRIVIGFDPLIVCGEKLVKFYEPLHHIFLEFGVNAYLSKQGCAGSYYHDEGIGYIGNAGPADEAHGAFSANGNSKIFSEMHKGFLLHRVNPLEIESFFIDSTGKVVFKSTIRQHGREAI; encoded by the exons ATGATTCCTGGAAAGGAGACCGATAAAATGGCGGATTTGGGCAAGAAGCCGTCGTGGGGCCGAACTCTGGCGATCCAGGCGGCGCTCTGCCTCGCCCTCTACGCAGCCTTCAACATTGGACGGCCCCAGGCACCCAGAGATGCTCGCCTCCAATCCATGCTCCGTCGGAAGTCGCTGGATCTCTACTTCCTTAGCGTCAGGGGAGGCCTCCGGAGTCCCAGAGAACAAGCTCAGCTCCTCCATAAG ATGGAGAGGGCAGCAAAAATCTACAAAGCAAAGTTCGTGGTGAATATTGGGGAACTTGGGGAGGATGATCCACTTTTGCGGAAT GCCACTTTGCATTTTCCATTGTTGGAGATTCCCTG GTATACGACCCCAGTTTCACAAGGACAGGTGAATGGGAACTTCTTGAGGAAAATCAGAATACCTCATGGGCAAATCTTAGACATAATTGCTGTAGATACAGGGCCATTGAAG AACCTTTCGCCTGTGGAACAAGTTAGCAAGATTGGAAGCAACCAGTTGCATTGGATAAAGGGGACTTTAGCAGCAACCAATAGCAACTG GCGCATAGTCATTGGATTCGATCCATTGATTGTTTGTGGAGAAAAGCTAGTAAAATTTTATGAGCCTCTACACCATATCTTTCTAGAATTTGGAGTG AATGCTTACCTGAGCAAGCAGGGCTGTGCTGGCTCTTATTATCATGATGAAGGCATTGGGTATATCGGAAATGCAGGTCCTGCAGACGAAGCACATGGTGCTTTCTCAGCAAATggaaattctaaaatttttag TGAAATGCACAAGGGATTCCTTCTCCACAGAGTCAATCCACTAGAAATT GAGTCCTTCTTCATCGACTCTACAGGGAAAGTAGTTTTTAAATCTACAATTCGTCAACATGGAAGAGAAGCCATCTGA
- the LOC105060209 gene encoding uncharacterized protein isoform X1 — protein sequence MIPGKETDKMADLGKKPSWGRTLAIQAALCLALYAAFNIGRPQAPRDARLQSMLRRKSLDLYFLSVRGGLRSPREQAQLLHKMERAAKIYKAKFVVNIGELGEDDPLLRNLVSMVVPLQATLHFPLLEIPWYTTPVSQGQVNGNFLRKIRIPHGQILDIIAVDTGPLKNLSPVEQVSKIGSNQLHWIKGTLAATNSNWRIVIGFDPLIVCGEKLVKFYEPLHHIFLEFGVNAYLSKQGCAGSYYHDEGIGYIGNAGPADEAHGAFSANGNSKIFSEMHKGFLLHRVNPLEIESFFIDSTGKVVFKSTIRQHGREAI from the exons ATGATTCCTGGAAAGGAGACCGATAAAATGGCGGATTTGGGCAAGAAGCCGTCGTGGGGCCGAACTCTGGCGATCCAGGCGGCGCTCTGCCTCGCCCTCTACGCAGCCTTCAACATTGGACGGCCCCAGGCACCCAGAGATGCTCGCCTCCAATCCATGCTCCGTCGGAAGTCGCTGGATCTCTACTTCCTTAGCGTCAGGGGAGGCCTCCGGAGTCCCAGAGAACAAGCTCAGCTCCTCCATAAG ATGGAGAGGGCAGCAAAAATCTACAAAGCAAAGTTCGTGGTGAATATTGGGGAACTTGGGGAGGATGATCCACTTTTGCGGAAT cttgtAAGCATGGTTGTCCCTTTGCAGGCCACTTTGCATTTTCCATTGTTGGAGATTCCCTG GTATACGACCCCAGTTTCACAAGGACAGGTGAATGGGAACTTCTTGAGGAAAATCAGAATACCTCATGGGCAAATCTTAGACATAATTGCTGTAGATACAGGGCCATTGAAG AACCTTTCGCCTGTGGAACAAGTTAGCAAGATTGGAAGCAACCAGTTGCATTGGATAAAGGGGACTTTAGCAGCAACCAATAGCAACTG GCGCATAGTCATTGGATTCGATCCATTGATTGTTTGTGGAGAAAAGCTAGTAAAATTTTATGAGCCTCTACACCATATCTTTCTAGAATTTGGAGTG AATGCTTACCTGAGCAAGCAGGGCTGTGCTGGCTCTTATTATCATGATGAAGGCATTGGGTATATCGGAAATGCAGGTCCTGCAGACGAAGCACATGGTGCTTTCTCAGCAAATggaaattctaaaatttttag TGAAATGCACAAGGGATTCCTTCTCCACAGAGTCAATCCACTAGAAATT GAGTCCTTCTTCATCGACTCTACAGGGAAAGTAGTTTTTAAATCTACAATTCGTCAACATGGAAGAGAAGCCATCTGA